The Dendropsophus ebraccatus isolate aDenEbr1 chromosome 10, aDenEbr1.pat, whole genome shotgun sequence genome has a segment encoding these proteins:
- the KIAA1210 gene encoding acrosomal protein KIAA1210 homolog isoform X3, protein MSALYSCLKGKKSIHVLLYNLMPWSDAVMAANTSEGTRTVEPEETHEECSGKKKSKFQAFKKLFVKKKRKECATPSRESNLKPCQSSSDISASAANTVAFQVDHEPVAKGNMGNKAVSHDSVFVSEMESTVKEDVSQDCTPGKVKALQLQLQQNIRIGSPPQGIVPKKLEDSGALSEDDGLPRSPPEITSLHEILAQSLGKPSVSALRRSSISLGGTDSEDEPESSELSSRPTSPLPPNVHLCLTSPVSDFPQADFISPPSSVTCLDNSAAKHRILIKPKNRRAPTMNVAKSEQDIEEINKPEQETKGEENHDMIEEQQPVKTPDSEKSSLEHEASSEEVKHSADVVVQELEENINLYVCEQESQSKNTNPPFFLEASQLENQIVSFQNEAVSSESDVDFHGSRLSIGDQMDTTEEDSKMEDIAALPQICDLQPTCENNDITAMVKPAETDSHESSEINTSHIEHPNSDTSQGLVCGALGMYEPNLDEAESPAETEMKEEEYGGHEKVSSDIQRDLLNVTESDLVASETLQKGMLSEEPVTATINGDEDDQEVQAPESGNEHLGTIDVIQNTAVILDVSDQLVASDEVKDRHSPLEQKAETYDRSPESDDEKPDFDTGPDSKVPAVTARAKDASYTKVTTSAHDTGILSNSETSTEIVKEMKPAEPNPDSNIKASNKPVRFTVAPAWQRAISSGSSIKDSPFIKNVVGNIRSESADGAEESVVHSSSKKDSVKKTKEESCGHFGVRLRRTSSSIKYSEEHQDEVSRQGFPPVETSSSSPGRNLQTPKSTKGNTDCAKMSKMSSAEEKSTPENRNQPKPRADDLSPQENSEPAWITMAKLKQKGFQEHPLAKEQSSTTEHEKTEGMECVQKKNVANPQEAEENRCEQAVASCPAAPEEAQADSEKSNHSAQPPNPDEPPWFSLAKKKAKAWSEMPQIVQQ, encoded by the exons GAAAAAAGAAATCCAAATTTCAGGCCTTCAAGAAATTATTTGTcaaaaagaagaggaaggaatgtgCAACTCCTAGCAGAGAAAGTAACCTAAAACCCTGCCAGTCCAGTAGCGATATCAGTGCGTCTGCAGCCAACACAGTAGCTTTTCAGGTTGATCATGAACCAGT GGCCAAAGGAAATATGGGGAACAAGGCAGTATCTCACGACAGTGTATTTGTTTCTGAGATGGAGAGCACTGTAAAGGAAGATGTCTCTCAGGATTGTACCCCCGGGAAAGTCAAAGCCCTCCAG CTGCAACTCCAACAGAACATACGGATAGGCTCTCCACCGCAAGGTATTGTCCCCAAGAAACTTGAGGACTCTGGGGCACTTTCAGAAGATGATGGATTGCCAAGGAGTCCGCCAGAGATAACCTCATTGCATGAGATTCTTGCCCAGTCATTGGGGAAA CCTTCCGTCAGTGCACTGAGACGCAGTTCTATAAGTTTAGGAGGAACAGACAGTGAAGACGAACCG GAATCCTCTGAACTGTCTTCACGTCCTACCAGTCCATTGCCTCCCAATGTCCATTTGTGTCTTACCTCTCCAGTCAGCGATTTCCCTCAGGCAGATTTTATATCTCCACCAAGTTCTGTGACCTGTCTGGATAACTCTGCAGCAAAGCACAGGATTTTAATAAAGCCAAAGAATCGGAGAGCACCAACCATGAATGTTGCTAAATCAGAACAG GATATTGAAGAAATTAATAAGCCGGAACAAGAGACAAAGGGAGAAGAAAACCATGATATG ATTGAAGAGCAGCAACCAGTCAAGACACCAGACTCAGAAAAGAGTTCTTTAGAGCATGAAGCATCAAGTGAAGAAGTCAAACACTCAGCAG ATGTCGTGGTACAGGAACTAGAGGAAAATATAAATTTGTATGTTTGTGAACAAGAGTCACAATCCAAAAATACCAATCCTCCTTTCTTTTTGGAAGCCTCTCAACTTGAAAACCAGATAGTGTCATTTCAGAATGAAGCTGTGAGTAGTGAAAGTGATGTGGATTTCCATGGTAGTCGGTTATCTATAGGAGATCAGATGGACACAACTGAGGAGGACTCAAAAATGGAGGACATTGCTGCATTGCCTCAAATCTGTGATTTACAACCTACATGTGAAAATAATGATATTACAGCTATGGTTAAACCAGCGGAAACCGATAGCCATGAGTCTTCTGAAATCAACACTTCTCATATAGAACATCCTAATTCAGACACCAGCCAAGGCCTGGTTTGTGGTGCATTAGGAATGTACGAGCCAAACCTGGACGAAGCAGAATCTCCTGCAGAGACTGaaatgaaagaagaagaatacggtgGACATGAGAAAGTCAGCTCGGATATACAACGTGATTTATTAAATGTGACAGAAAGTGACTTAGTTGCAAGTGAGACCTTACAAAAAGGCATGTTGTCTGAAGAACCAGTCACTGCTACGATAAATGGTGATGAGGATGATCAAGAGGTTCAGGCTCCTGAAAGTGGTAATGAACATCTAGGTACAATAGATGTAATACAAAACACAGCCGTCATCTTAGATGTGTCTGATCAATTGGTTGCAAGTGATGAGGTAAAAGACAGGCACTCCCCTTTAGAACAAAAGGCAGAAACCTATGACCGGAGTCCTGAGAGTGACGATGAGAAACCTGATTTTGATACTGGACCGGATAGCAAGGTTCCTGCTGTAACAGCAAGAGCTAAAGATGCCAGCTACACAAAAGTCACCACCTCTGCCCATGATACTGGCATTCTTTCAAATAGTGAAACTTCCACAGAAATAGTTAAAGAAATGAAACCGGCAGAGCCAAACCCTGACAGTAACATTAAAGCATCTAACAAGCCGGTAAGGTTTACCGTAGCCCCAGCTTGGCAGAGAGCCATTTCAAGTGGATCTAGTATCAAAGACAGCCCCTTCATCAAGAACGTGGTGGGTAATATTAGATCGGAGTCTGCTGATGGTGCAGAAGAGTCTGTAGTACATAGTAGTAGTAAAAAAGATAGTGTTAAAAAAACCAAAGAGGAATCTTGTGGACATTTTGGTGTCAGGCTAAGGAGGACTTCGTCATCTATAAAATATAGTGAAGAACATCAAGATGAGGTTTCCAGACAAGGCTTTCCTCCTGTGGAAACGTCATCCTCATCTCCAGGGAGAAACCTACAAACGCCTAAAAGCACAAAGGGGAACACAGACTGTGCAAAAATGTCCAAAATGTCTTCTGCTGAGGAAAAATCTACTCCAGAAAACCGAAATCAGCCAAAACCAAGAGCAGACGATCTTTCACCACAAGAAAACTCAG AGCCTGCATGGATTACAATGGCAAAACTGAAACAGAAAGGGTTTCAGGAGCATCCACTTGCTaaagagcagagcagcacaactGAACATGAGAAAACAGAG GGAATGGAATgtgtccagaaaaaaaatgttgccaaTCCACAAGAAGCAGAAGAAAATAGGTGTGAGCAAGCAGTCGCTAGCTGTCCAG CTGCACCAGAGGAGGCACAGGCAGATTCTGAGAAGAGCAACCACTCTGCACAACCACCAAACCCAGATGAACCACCATGGTTTTCACTTGCCAAGAAGAAAGCCAAGGCTTGGAGCGAGATGCCCCAGATTGTGCAGCAGTAA
- the KIAA1210 gene encoding acrosomal protein KIAA1210 homolog isoform X5: protein MPWSDAVMAANTSEGTRTVEPEETHEECSGKKKSKFQAFKKLFVKKKRKECATPSRESNLKPCQSSSDISASAANTVAFQVDHEPVAKGNMGNKAVSHDSVFVSEMESTVKEDVSQDCTPGKVKALQLQLQQNIRIGSPPQGIVPKKLEDSGALSEDDGLPRSPPEITSLHEILAQSLGKPSVSALRRSSISLGGTDSEDEPESSELSSRPTSPLPPNVHLCLTSPVSDFPQADFISPPSSVTCLDNSAAKHRILIKPKNRRAPTMNVAKSEQDIEEINKPEQETKGEENHDMIEEQQPVKTPDSEKSSLEHEASSEEVKHSADVVVQELEENINLYVCEQESQSKNTNPPFFLEASQLENQIVSFQNEAVSSESDVDFHGSRLSIGDQMDTTEEDSKMEDIAALPQICDLQPTCENNDITAMVKPAETDSHESSEINTSHIEHPNSDTSQGLVCGALGMYEPNLDEAESPAETEMKEEEYGGHEKVSSDIQRDLLNVTESDLVASETLQKGMLSEEPVTATINGDEDDQEVQAPESGNEHLGTIDVIQNTAVILDVSDQLVASDEVKDRHSPLEQKAETYDRSPESDDEKPDFDTGPDSKVPAVTARAKDASYTKVTTSAHDTGILSNSETSTEIVKEMKPAEPNPDSNIKASNKPVRFTVAPAWQRAISSGSSIKDSPFIKNVVGNIRSESADGAEESVVHSSSKKDSVKKTKEESCGHFGVRLRRTSSSIKYSEEHQDEVSRQGFPPVETSSSSPGRNLQTPKSTKGNTDCAKMSKMSSAEEKSTPENRNQPKPRADDLSPQENSEPAWITMAKLKQKGFQEHPLAKEQSSTTEHEKTEGMECVQKKNVANPQEAEENRCEQAVASCPAAPEEAQADSEKSNHSAQPPNPDEPPWFSLAKKKAKAWSEMPQIVQQ from the exons GAAAAAAGAAATCCAAATTTCAGGCCTTCAAGAAATTATTTGTcaaaaagaagaggaaggaatgtgCAACTCCTAGCAGAGAAAGTAACCTAAAACCCTGCCAGTCCAGTAGCGATATCAGTGCGTCTGCAGCCAACACAGTAGCTTTTCAGGTTGATCATGAACCAGT GGCCAAAGGAAATATGGGGAACAAGGCAGTATCTCACGACAGTGTATTTGTTTCTGAGATGGAGAGCACTGTAAAGGAAGATGTCTCTCAGGATTGTACCCCCGGGAAAGTCAAAGCCCTCCAG CTGCAACTCCAACAGAACATACGGATAGGCTCTCCACCGCAAGGTATTGTCCCCAAGAAACTTGAGGACTCTGGGGCACTTTCAGAAGATGATGGATTGCCAAGGAGTCCGCCAGAGATAACCTCATTGCATGAGATTCTTGCCCAGTCATTGGGGAAA CCTTCCGTCAGTGCACTGAGACGCAGTTCTATAAGTTTAGGAGGAACAGACAGTGAAGACGAACCG GAATCCTCTGAACTGTCTTCACGTCCTACCAGTCCATTGCCTCCCAATGTCCATTTGTGTCTTACCTCTCCAGTCAGCGATTTCCCTCAGGCAGATTTTATATCTCCACCAAGTTCTGTGACCTGTCTGGATAACTCTGCAGCAAAGCACAGGATTTTAATAAAGCCAAAGAATCGGAGAGCACCAACCATGAATGTTGCTAAATCAGAACAG GATATTGAAGAAATTAATAAGCCGGAACAAGAGACAAAGGGAGAAGAAAACCATGATATG ATTGAAGAGCAGCAACCAGTCAAGACACCAGACTCAGAAAAGAGTTCTTTAGAGCATGAAGCATCAAGTGAAGAAGTCAAACACTCAGCAG ATGTCGTGGTACAGGAACTAGAGGAAAATATAAATTTGTATGTTTGTGAACAAGAGTCACAATCCAAAAATACCAATCCTCCTTTCTTTTTGGAAGCCTCTCAACTTGAAAACCAGATAGTGTCATTTCAGAATGAAGCTGTGAGTAGTGAAAGTGATGTGGATTTCCATGGTAGTCGGTTATCTATAGGAGATCAGATGGACACAACTGAGGAGGACTCAAAAATGGAGGACATTGCTGCATTGCCTCAAATCTGTGATTTACAACCTACATGTGAAAATAATGATATTACAGCTATGGTTAAACCAGCGGAAACCGATAGCCATGAGTCTTCTGAAATCAACACTTCTCATATAGAACATCCTAATTCAGACACCAGCCAAGGCCTGGTTTGTGGTGCATTAGGAATGTACGAGCCAAACCTGGACGAAGCAGAATCTCCTGCAGAGACTGaaatgaaagaagaagaatacggtgGACATGAGAAAGTCAGCTCGGATATACAACGTGATTTATTAAATGTGACAGAAAGTGACTTAGTTGCAAGTGAGACCTTACAAAAAGGCATGTTGTCTGAAGAACCAGTCACTGCTACGATAAATGGTGATGAGGATGATCAAGAGGTTCAGGCTCCTGAAAGTGGTAATGAACATCTAGGTACAATAGATGTAATACAAAACACAGCCGTCATCTTAGATGTGTCTGATCAATTGGTTGCAAGTGATGAGGTAAAAGACAGGCACTCCCCTTTAGAACAAAAGGCAGAAACCTATGACCGGAGTCCTGAGAGTGACGATGAGAAACCTGATTTTGATACTGGACCGGATAGCAAGGTTCCTGCTGTAACAGCAAGAGCTAAAGATGCCAGCTACACAAAAGTCACCACCTCTGCCCATGATACTGGCATTCTTTCAAATAGTGAAACTTCCACAGAAATAGTTAAAGAAATGAAACCGGCAGAGCCAAACCCTGACAGTAACATTAAAGCATCTAACAAGCCGGTAAGGTTTACCGTAGCCCCAGCTTGGCAGAGAGCCATTTCAAGTGGATCTAGTATCAAAGACAGCCCCTTCATCAAGAACGTGGTGGGTAATATTAGATCGGAGTCTGCTGATGGTGCAGAAGAGTCTGTAGTACATAGTAGTAGTAAAAAAGATAGTGTTAAAAAAACCAAAGAGGAATCTTGTGGACATTTTGGTGTCAGGCTAAGGAGGACTTCGTCATCTATAAAATATAGTGAAGAACATCAAGATGAGGTTTCCAGACAAGGCTTTCCTCCTGTGGAAACGTCATCCTCATCTCCAGGGAGAAACCTACAAACGCCTAAAAGCACAAAGGGGAACACAGACTGTGCAAAAATGTCCAAAATGTCTTCTGCTGAGGAAAAATCTACTCCAGAAAACCGAAATCAGCCAAAACCAAGAGCAGACGATCTTTCACCACAAGAAAACTCAG AGCCTGCATGGATTACAATGGCAAAACTGAAACAGAAAGGGTTTCAGGAGCATCCACTTGCTaaagagcagagcagcacaactGAACATGAGAAAACAGAG GGAATGGAATgtgtccagaaaaaaaatgttgccaaTCCACAAGAAGCAGAAGAAAATAGGTGTGAGCAAGCAGTCGCTAGCTGTCCAG CTGCACCAGAGGAGGCACAGGCAGATTCTGAGAAGAGCAACCACTCTGCACAACCACCAAACCCAGATGAACCACCATGGTTTTCACTTGCCAAGAAGAAAGCCAAGGCTTGGAGCGAGATGCCCCAGATTGTGCAGCAGTAA
- the KIAA1210 gene encoding acrosomal protein KIAA1210 homolog isoform X4, which translates to MSALYSCLKGKNDAVMAANTSEGTRTVEPEETHEECSGKKKSKFQAFKKLFVKKKRKECATPSRESNLKPCQSSSDISASAANTVAFQVDHEPVAKGNMGNKAVSHDSVFVSEMESTVKEDVSQDCTPGKVKALQLQLQQNIRIGSPPQGIVPKKLEDSGALSEDDGLPRSPPEITSLHEILAQSLGKPSVSALRRSSISLGGTDSEDEPESSELSSRPTSPLPPNVHLCLTSPVSDFPQADFISPPSSVTCLDNSAAKHRILIKPKNRRAPTMNVAKSEQDIEEINKPEQETKGEENHDMIEEQQPVKTPDSEKSSLEHEASSEEVKHSADVVVQELEENINLYVCEQESQSKNTNPPFFLEASQLENQIVSFQNEAVSSESDVDFHGSRLSIGDQMDTTEEDSKMEDIAALPQICDLQPTCENNDITAMVKPAETDSHESSEINTSHIEHPNSDTSQGLVCGALGMYEPNLDEAESPAETEMKEEEYGGHEKVSSDIQRDLLNVTESDLVASETLQKGMLSEEPVTATINGDEDDQEVQAPESGNEHLGTIDVIQNTAVILDVSDQLVASDEVKDRHSPLEQKAETYDRSPESDDEKPDFDTGPDSKVPAVTARAKDASYTKVTTSAHDTGILSNSETSTEIVKEMKPAEPNPDSNIKASNKPVRFTVAPAWQRAISSGSSIKDSPFIKNVVGNIRSESADGAEESVVHSSSKKDSVKKTKEESCGHFGVRLRRTSSSIKYSEEHQDEVSRQGFPPVETSSSSPGRNLQTPKSTKGNTDCAKMSKMSSAEEKSTPENRNQPKPRADDLSPQENSEPAWITMAKLKQKGFQEHPLAKEQSSTTEHEKTEGMECVQKKNVANPQEAEENRCEQAVASCPAAPEEAQADSEKSNHSAQPPNPDEPPWFSLAKKKAKAWSEMPQIVQQ; encoded by the exons GAAAAAAGAAATCCAAATTTCAGGCCTTCAAGAAATTATTTGTcaaaaagaagaggaaggaatgtgCAACTCCTAGCAGAGAAAGTAACCTAAAACCCTGCCAGTCCAGTAGCGATATCAGTGCGTCTGCAGCCAACACAGTAGCTTTTCAGGTTGATCATGAACCAGT GGCCAAAGGAAATATGGGGAACAAGGCAGTATCTCACGACAGTGTATTTGTTTCTGAGATGGAGAGCACTGTAAAGGAAGATGTCTCTCAGGATTGTACCCCCGGGAAAGTCAAAGCCCTCCAG CTGCAACTCCAACAGAACATACGGATAGGCTCTCCACCGCAAGGTATTGTCCCCAAGAAACTTGAGGACTCTGGGGCACTTTCAGAAGATGATGGATTGCCAAGGAGTCCGCCAGAGATAACCTCATTGCATGAGATTCTTGCCCAGTCATTGGGGAAA CCTTCCGTCAGTGCACTGAGACGCAGTTCTATAAGTTTAGGAGGAACAGACAGTGAAGACGAACCG GAATCCTCTGAACTGTCTTCACGTCCTACCAGTCCATTGCCTCCCAATGTCCATTTGTGTCTTACCTCTCCAGTCAGCGATTTCCCTCAGGCAGATTTTATATCTCCACCAAGTTCTGTGACCTGTCTGGATAACTCTGCAGCAAAGCACAGGATTTTAATAAAGCCAAAGAATCGGAGAGCACCAACCATGAATGTTGCTAAATCAGAACAG GATATTGAAGAAATTAATAAGCCGGAACAAGAGACAAAGGGAGAAGAAAACCATGATATG ATTGAAGAGCAGCAACCAGTCAAGACACCAGACTCAGAAAAGAGTTCTTTAGAGCATGAAGCATCAAGTGAAGAAGTCAAACACTCAGCAG ATGTCGTGGTACAGGAACTAGAGGAAAATATAAATTTGTATGTTTGTGAACAAGAGTCACAATCCAAAAATACCAATCCTCCTTTCTTTTTGGAAGCCTCTCAACTTGAAAACCAGATAGTGTCATTTCAGAATGAAGCTGTGAGTAGTGAAAGTGATGTGGATTTCCATGGTAGTCGGTTATCTATAGGAGATCAGATGGACACAACTGAGGAGGACTCAAAAATGGAGGACATTGCTGCATTGCCTCAAATCTGTGATTTACAACCTACATGTGAAAATAATGATATTACAGCTATGGTTAAACCAGCGGAAACCGATAGCCATGAGTCTTCTGAAATCAACACTTCTCATATAGAACATCCTAATTCAGACACCAGCCAAGGCCTGGTTTGTGGTGCATTAGGAATGTACGAGCCAAACCTGGACGAAGCAGAATCTCCTGCAGAGACTGaaatgaaagaagaagaatacggtgGACATGAGAAAGTCAGCTCGGATATACAACGTGATTTATTAAATGTGACAGAAAGTGACTTAGTTGCAAGTGAGACCTTACAAAAAGGCATGTTGTCTGAAGAACCAGTCACTGCTACGATAAATGGTGATGAGGATGATCAAGAGGTTCAGGCTCCTGAAAGTGGTAATGAACATCTAGGTACAATAGATGTAATACAAAACACAGCCGTCATCTTAGATGTGTCTGATCAATTGGTTGCAAGTGATGAGGTAAAAGACAGGCACTCCCCTTTAGAACAAAAGGCAGAAACCTATGACCGGAGTCCTGAGAGTGACGATGAGAAACCTGATTTTGATACTGGACCGGATAGCAAGGTTCCTGCTGTAACAGCAAGAGCTAAAGATGCCAGCTACACAAAAGTCACCACCTCTGCCCATGATACTGGCATTCTTTCAAATAGTGAAACTTCCACAGAAATAGTTAAAGAAATGAAACCGGCAGAGCCAAACCCTGACAGTAACATTAAAGCATCTAACAAGCCGGTAAGGTTTACCGTAGCCCCAGCTTGGCAGAGAGCCATTTCAAGTGGATCTAGTATCAAAGACAGCCCCTTCATCAAGAACGTGGTGGGTAATATTAGATCGGAGTCTGCTGATGGTGCAGAAGAGTCTGTAGTACATAGTAGTAGTAAAAAAGATAGTGTTAAAAAAACCAAAGAGGAATCTTGTGGACATTTTGGTGTCAGGCTAAGGAGGACTTCGTCATCTATAAAATATAGTGAAGAACATCAAGATGAGGTTTCCAGACAAGGCTTTCCTCCTGTGGAAACGTCATCCTCATCTCCAGGGAGAAACCTACAAACGCCTAAAAGCACAAAGGGGAACACAGACTGTGCAAAAATGTCCAAAATGTCTTCTGCTGAGGAAAAATCTACTCCAGAAAACCGAAATCAGCCAAAACCAAGAGCAGACGATCTTTCACCACAAGAAAACTCAG AGCCTGCATGGATTACAATGGCAAAACTGAAACAGAAAGGGTTTCAGGAGCATCCACTTGCTaaagagcagagcagcacaactGAACATGAGAAAACAGAG GGAATGGAATgtgtccagaaaaaaaatgttgccaaTCCACAAGAAGCAGAAGAAAATAGGTGTGAGCAAGCAGTCGCTAGCTGTCCAG CTGCACCAGAGGAGGCACAGGCAGATTCTGAGAAGAGCAACCACTCTGCACAACCACCAAACCCAGATGAACCACCATGGTTTTCACTTGCCAAGAAGAAAGCCAAGGCTTGGAGCGAGATGCCCCAGATTGTGCAGCAGTAA
- the KIAA1210 gene encoding acrosomal protein KIAA1210 homolog isoform X2, giving the protein MPIKIQLHEKGLPARSIHVLLYNLMPWSDAVMAANTSEGTRTVEPEETHEECSGKKKSKFQAFKKLFVKKKRKECATPSRESNLKPCQSSSDISASAANTVAFQVDHEPVAKGNMGNKAVSHDSVFVSEMESTVKEDVSQDCTPGKVKALQLQLQQNIRIGSPPQGIVPKKLEDSGALSEDDGLPRSPPEITSLHEILAQSLGKPSVSALRRSSISLGGTDSEDEPESSELSSRPTSPLPPNVHLCLTSPVSDFPQADFISPPSSVTCLDNSAAKHRILIKPKNRRAPTMNVAKSEQDIEEINKPEQETKGEENHDMIEEQQPVKTPDSEKSSLEHEASSEEVKHSADVVVQELEENINLYVCEQESQSKNTNPPFFLEASQLENQIVSFQNEAVSSESDVDFHGSRLSIGDQMDTTEEDSKMEDIAALPQICDLQPTCENNDITAMVKPAETDSHESSEINTSHIEHPNSDTSQGLVCGALGMYEPNLDEAESPAETEMKEEEYGGHEKVSSDIQRDLLNVTESDLVASETLQKGMLSEEPVTATINGDEDDQEVQAPESGNEHLGTIDVIQNTAVILDVSDQLVASDEVKDRHSPLEQKAETYDRSPESDDEKPDFDTGPDSKVPAVTARAKDASYTKVTTSAHDTGILSNSETSTEIVKEMKPAEPNPDSNIKASNKPVRFTVAPAWQRAISSGSSIKDSPFIKNVVGNIRSESADGAEESVVHSSSKKDSVKKTKEESCGHFGVRLRRTSSSIKYSEEHQDEVSRQGFPPVETSSSSPGRNLQTPKSTKGNTDCAKMSKMSSAEEKSTPENRNQPKPRADDLSPQENSEPAWITMAKLKQKGFQEHPLAKEQSSTTEHEKTEGMECVQKKNVANPQEAEENRCEQAVASCPAAPEEAQADSEKSNHSAQPPNPDEPPWFSLAKKKAKAWSEMPQIVQQ; this is encoded by the exons GAAAAAAGAAATCCAAATTTCAGGCCTTCAAGAAATTATTTGTcaaaaagaagaggaaggaatgtgCAACTCCTAGCAGAGAAAGTAACCTAAAACCCTGCCAGTCCAGTAGCGATATCAGTGCGTCTGCAGCCAACACAGTAGCTTTTCAGGTTGATCATGAACCAGT GGCCAAAGGAAATATGGGGAACAAGGCAGTATCTCACGACAGTGTATTTGTTTCTGAGATGGAGAGCACTGTAAAGGAAGATGTCTCTCAGGATTGTACCCCCGGGAAAGTCAAAGCCCTCCAG CTGCAACTCCAACAGAACATACGGATAGGCTCTCCACCGCAAGGTATTGTCCCCAAGAAACTTGAGGACTCTGGGGCACTTTCAGAAGATGATGGATTGCCAAGGAGTCCGCCAGAGATAACCTCATTGCATGAGATTCTTGCCCAGTCATTGGGGAAA CCTTCCGTCAGTGCACTGAGACGCAGTTCTATAAGTTTAGGAGGAACAGACAGTGAAGACGAACCG GAATCCTCTGAACTGTCTTCACGTCCTACCAGTCCATTGCCTCCCAATGTCCATTTGTGTCTTACCTCTCCAGTCAGCGATTTCCCTCAGGCAGATTTTATATCTCCACCAAGTTCTGTGACCTGTCTGGATAACTCTGCAGCAAAGCACAGGATTTTAATAAAGCCAAAGAATCGGAGAGCACCAACCATGAATGTTGCTAAATCAGAACAG GATATTGAAGAAATTAATAAGCCGGAACAAGAGACAAAGGGAGAAGAAAACCATGATATG ATTGAAGAGCAGCAACCAGTCAAGACACCAGACTCAGAAAAGAGTTCTTTAGAGCATGAAGCATCAAGTGAAGAAGTCAAACACTCAGCAG ATGTCGTGGTACAGGAACTAGAGGAAAATATAAATTTGTATGTTTGTGAACAAGAGTCACAATCCAAAAATACCAATCCTCCTTTCTTTTTGGAAGCCTCTCAACTTGAAAACCAGATAGTGTCATTTCAGAATGAAGCTGTGAGTAGTGAAAGTGATGTGGATTTCCATGGTAGTCGGTTATCTATAGGAGATCAGATGGACACAACTGAGGAGGACTCAAAAATGGAGGACATTGCTGCATTGCCTCAAATCTGTGATTTACAACCTACATGTGAAAATAATGATATTACAGCTATGGTTAAACCAGCGGAAACCGATAGCCATGAGTCTTCTGAAATCAACACTTCTCATATAGAACATCCTAATTCAGACACCAGCCAAGGCCTGGTTTGTGGTGCATTAGGAATGTACGAGCCAAACCTGGACGAAGCAGAATCTCCTGCAGAGACTGaaatgaaagaagaagaatacggtgGACATGAGAAAGTCAGCTCGGATATACAACGTGATTTATTAAATGTGACAGAAAGTGACTTAGTTGCAAGTGAGACCTTACAAAAAGGCATGTTGTCTGAAGAACCAGTCACTGCTACGATAAATGGTGATGAGGATGATCAAGAGGTTCAGGCTCCTGAAAGTGGTAATGAACATCTAGGTACAATAGATGTAATACAAAACACAGCCGTCATCTTAGATGTGTCTGATCAATTGGTTGCAAGTGATGAGGTAAAAGACAGGCACTCCCCTTTAGAACAAAAGGCAGAAACCTATGACCGGAGTCCTGAGAGTGACGATGAGAAACCTGATTTTGATACTGGACCGGATAGCAAGGTTCCTGCTGTAACAGCAAGAGCTAAAGATGCCAGCTACACAAAAGTCACCACCTCTGCCCATGATACTGGCATTCTTTCAAATAGTGAAACTTCCACAGAAATAGTTAAAGAAATGAAACCGGCAGAGCCAAACCCTGACAGTAACATTAAAGCATCTAACAAGCCGGTAAGGTTTACCGTAGCCCCAGCTTGGCAGAGAGCCATTTCAAGTGGATCTAGTATCAAAGACAGCCCCTTCATCAAGAACGTGGTGGGTAATATTAGATCGGAGTCTGCTGATGGTGCAGAAGAGTCTGTAGTACATAGTAGTAGTAAAAAAGATAGTGTTAAAAAAACCAAAGAGGAATCTTGTGGACATTTTGGTGTCAGGCTAAGGAGGACTTCGTCATCTATAAAATATAGTGAAGAACATCAAGATGAGGTTTCCAGACAAGGCTTTCCTCCTGTGGAAACGTCATCCTCATCTCCAGGGAGAAACCTACAAACGCCTAAAAGCACAAAGGGGAACACAGACTGTGCAAAAATGTCCAAAATGTCTTCTGCTGAGGAAAAATCTACTCCAGAAAACCGAAATCAGCCAAAACCAAGAGCAGACGATCTTTCACCACAAGAAAACTCAG AGCCTGCATGGATTACAATGGCAAAACTGAAACAGAAAGGGTTTCAGGAGCATCCACTTGCTaaagagcagagcagcacaactGAACATGAGAAAACAGAG GGAATGGAATgtgtccagaaaaaaaatgttgccaaTCCACAAGAAGCAGAAGAAAATAGGTGTGAGCAAGCAGTCGCTAGCTGTCCAG CTGCACCAGAGGAGGCACAGGCAGATTCTGAGAAGAGCAACCACTCTGCACAACCACCAAACCCAGATGAACCACCATGGTTTTCACTTGCCAAGAAGAAAGCCAAGGCTTGGAGCGAGATGCCCCAGATTGTGCAGCAGTAA